GTCATCTCATTGGTGTCCTGACCGGCCCAGCCCTCCGCCTCCTCATGCACGCCAAGATGGCCGTGGGCCTCGACGAAACCGGGCAGTACCCAGCCGCCCGCGGCGTCCACGACGGGAGTTCCCTCGGGCACGGCCACGTCCCGGCCGACCGCGGTGATCTTCCCGTTCTGTACGAGCACGGTGCCGCCGTCGATGGGGTCGCCGTCGATCGGCACGACATATCCACTGGTAATGGCAAAATTCACGTCTTGAAACTTATCGGGCACGGCGTAGCGCCTGCCCGACGGGCTCGCGCGGCGTGCCTGGCACAAGTCCCACCGATGGTGGGGATAGGCTGACATATCCGCATTTGCATGGGTCGTGCAGGGAGTACGGCGAATGTCGCAGGAGTACGGGCCAGAGACGAGCCCGGCCCCCCGGTCGCTCAGCGACGAGGAGCTCTCGAGCCTGCTGTCCGGCCAGCGGTTCGGCTCGCTGGCCACGAACAAGGGCAGCGGCGACCCGCACCTGTCCACCGTCATCTACACCTGGGACCCGCACCAGCGCGTGGCGCGCATCTCGACCATCGCCGACCGGCTCAAGGTCCGCCAGCTCCACAAGGACCCGCGCTGCGCGCTCTACGTGGCCAGCGACGACTTCTGGTCGTACGCCGTGGCCGAGGGCGAGGCGGAGCTGTCGCCGGTCAGCACGGAGCCGGGCGACGAGGTGGGCATGGAGCTGCTCGCCATGCACGAGAGCGTCGAGGACCCGTACACGTTCCTGCGCCAAATGGTCGAGGACCGGCGGCTGGTGATCAGGATCCGGGCCTCGCGCCTGTACGGGACCGCTCTGCCCGCGTCCTCCTGATGGCGCGGTGCCTGTTGTAGGCCACCGACGCGATCACCACCAGCACCAGCACCAGGTCGATGCCGGCCGACCAGCGCATGGCAAGGACGTGGTGGCCGCCCTCGGCGGCCGCGAAGAACACCGCGCCGATCACGGCCACGCCGCCCGCGCCCGCGAACTGCTGCGCCGTGCTGA
The Nonomuraea helvata genome window above contains:
- a CDS encoding PPOX class F420-dependent oxidoreductase produces the protein MSQEYGPETSPAPRSLSDEELSSLLSGQRFGSLATNKGSGDPHLSTVIYTWDPHQRVARISTIADRLKVRQLHKDPRCALYVASDDFWSYAVAEGEAELSPVSTEPGDEVGMELLAMHESVEDPYTFLRQMVEDRRLVIRIRASRLYGTALPASS